Proteins from a genomic interval of Arthrobacter sp. CAN_C5:
- a CDS encoding DUF305 domain-containing protein: MTLHLETWQKRALIALAGALVLSLFVLAFVAGRVGTGVEHPAANSADAGFARDMQIHHTQAVEMSRLVRDRTDDEVVRVIAYDIAMTQQHQIGQMYAWLQEWGLPQSSSAPNMAWMEGAMDHHGGDSMLRDDGLMPGMATDAQMQELADASGAEAERIFLTLMITHHEAGAVMAQAGAELAEESRVKVAAGKMAEAQVAEITAMEDMLDELP, encoded by the coding sequence ATGACCCTGCACCTCGAGACGTGGCAGAAACGCGCGCTCATTGCCCTGGCCGGAGCGCTGGTGCTCTCCCTGTTTGTGCTCGCGTTCGTGGCAGGCCGGGTCGGAACCGGGGTGGAACATCCCGCCGCGAACAGTGCCGACGCGGGTTTTGCCCGCGATATGCAGATTCATCACACGCAGGCGGTCGAAATGTCGCGGCTGGTGCGTGACCGCACCGATGACGAGGTGGTGCGGGTTATCGCCTATGACATCGCGATGACCCAGCAGCACCAGATCGGCCAGATGTATGCCTGGCTCCAGGAGTGGGGGCTCCCCCAGAGTTCTTCCGCTCCCAACATGGCCTGGATGGAGGGAGCGATGGATCACCATGGTGGAGACAGCATGCTCCGCGACGACGGGCTGATGCCCGGCATGGCCACCGATGCGCAGATGCAGGAACTGGCCGACGCGTCGGGGGCAGAGGCGGAGCGGATCTTCCTGACCCTGATGATCACCCACCATGAAGCGGGGGCCGTGATGGCTCAGGCTGGGGCAGAGCTCGCCGAGGAGTCCCGGGTCAAGGTTGCTGCCGGGAAAATGGCTGAAGCCCAGGTCGCCGAGAT
- a CDS encoding heavy-metal-associated domain-containing protein, whose translation MSITTVNISGMTCGHCVDAVSEEISALDGVEKVTVDLNKGGISTATVTSTTDLDPEQVGEAVAEAGYLVVANDA comes from the coding sequence ATGAGCATCACCACCGTCAACATCTCCGGAATGACCTGCGGCCACTGCGTCGACGCCGTCAGTGAAGAGATCAGCGCGCTCGACGGCGTCGAGAAGGTCACGGTCGACCTGAACAAGGGCGGCATTTCCACTGCCACCGTCACCTCCACCACGGACCTCGACCCAGAGCAGGTTGGCGAGGCGGTAGCCGAGGCCGGCTACCTGGTCGTAGCCAACGACGCCTAG
- a CDS encoding metal-sensitive transcriptional regulator: protein MTETTVEHGYTADKDAYLRRLRRIEGQVRGIARMIEEDKYCIDVLTQVSAINKALHAVSIGLLEEHIAHCVVGAANESQLTGNPEIVQEKVQEASAAISRLLR from the coding sequence ATGACCGAAACCACCGTAGAACACGGATACACCGCCGACAAGGACGCCTATCTGCGGCGCTTGCGCCGCATCGAAGGCCAGGTCCGCGGCATCGCGCGGATGATCGAGGAGGACAAGTACTGCATTGACGTCCTCACCCAGGTGTCCGCAATCAACAAGGCCCTCCACGCGGTGAGTATCGGCCTGCTGGAGGAGCACATCGCTCATTGCGTGGTGGGCGCCGCCAATGAATCCCAACTCACCGGTAACCCTGAAATTGTCCAGGAAAAAGTACAGGAAGCCTCAGCGGCGATCAGTCGACTGTTGAGGTAA